A genomic stretch from Candidatus Krumholzibacteriia bacterium includes:
- a CDS encoding AbgT family transporter translates to MPQTEPPARERRTAFTRFLDIVEWLGNLLPHPVTLFALFCLAVIGGSGIAAALGLQVDDPRPEGAAGRAADGIIEVISLTNAEGLRRILENLVDNFVNFVPLGTVLVAMLGVGVAERSGLLGAAIRALVLRAPRRLVTYFIVLAGVLSNTASEMGYVVLVPLAGVIYHSLGRHPLAGMAAAFAGVSGGYSANLFIGTVDPLLAGITEASAQLLDPDYTVNPAANWFFMAISTFMVTLVAGWVSLSLVEPKLGPYDASKAADDVGDAKAAEPLTRIEWKGLAWAGATLLALNLIVVALAVPENAPLRNPETGLLVGPGGSPLLSSVVAFIFVFFIVPGFVYGRVTGVMKNDRDVIDAMAGAMSSMGLYIVLVFFAAQFVAMFGWTQLGSITAVLGAQFLRDVGMTGPEVFVFFILICGFVNLMLGSASAQWAITAPIFVPMLMLIGFSPEVIQAAYRIGDSSTNIITPMMSYFGLILASAARYEKDLGIGTMIAMMLPYSMFFLVAWTILFYVWTFLLGMPVGPGSPHHYPAG, encoded by the coding sequence ATGCCCCAGACCGAACCCCCGGCGCGCGAGCGCCGCACCGCCTTCACGCGCTTCCTCGACATCGTCGAGTGGCTCGGCAACCTGTTGCCGCACCCGGTCACGCTCTTCGCGCTGTTCTGCCTGGCCGTGATCGGCGGCTCGGGCATCGCCGCGGCGCTGGGGCTGCAGGTGGACGACCCGAGGCCCGAGGGCGCGGCCGGCCGCGCCGCCGACGGGATCATCGAGGTGATCAGCCTGACCAACGCCGAGGGCCTGCGGCGGATCCTCGAGAACCTGGTCGACAACTTCGTGAACTTCGTGCCGCTGGGAACGGTGCTGGTGGCCATGCTCGGGGTGGGGGTGGCCGAGCGCTCCGGTCTGTTGGGCGCGGCGATCCGGGCCCTGGTGCTGCGCGCGCCGCGGCGGCTGGTCACCTACTTCATCGTGCTGGCCGGCGTTCTGTCGAACACGGCCTCGGAGATGGGCTACGTGGTGCTCGTGCCGCTGGCCGGCGTGATCTACCACTCGCTCGGTCGCCATCCGCTCGCGGGCATGGCCGCGGCCTTCGCCGGCGTCTCGGGCGGTTACAGCGCCAACCTGTTCATCGGCACGGTCGATCCGTTGCTCGCCGGGATCACCGAGGCCTCGGCGCAGTTGCTCGATCCCGACTACACCGTGAACCCGGCGGCCAACTGGTTCTTCATGGCCATCAGCACCTTCATGGTCACGCTCGTCGCCGGGTGGGTGAGTCTCTCGCTGGTCGAGCCCAAGCTCGGGCCCTACGACGCCTCGAAGGCCGCCGACGACGTCGGCGACGCCAAGGCCGCCGAGCCCCTCACGCGTATCGAGTGGAAGGGCCTGGCCTGGGCCGGGGCGACCCTGCTCGCGCTCAACCTGATCGTCGTCGCGCTGGCGGTTCCCGAGAACGCCCCGTTGCGCAATCCCGAGACGGGTCTTCTGGTCGGTCCGGGCGGATCGCCGCTGCTGTCGAGCGTGGTGGCCTTCATCTTCGTGTTCTTCATCGTGCCCGGTTTCGTCTACGGGCGCGTGACCGGCGTGATGAAGAACGACCGTGACGTGATCGACGCCATGGCCGGAGCCATGAGCAGCATGGGTCTGTACATCGTGCTGGTGTTCTTCGCGGCACAATTCGTGGCCATGTTCGGGTGGACCCAGCTCGGCAGCATCACCGCGGTGTTGGGTGCGCAGTTCCTGCGCGACGTCGGCATGACCGGACCCGAGGTCTTCGTCTTCTTCATTCTGATCTGCGGCTTCGTCAATCTCATGCTGGGCAGCGCGAGCGCGCAGTGGGCGATCACCGCACCGATCTTCGTGCCCATGCTCATGCTGATCGGTTTCAGTCCCGAGGTGATCCAGGCGGCGTATCGGATCGGCGACTCTTCGACGAACATCATCACGCCCATGATGAGTTACTTCGGGTTGATCCTGGCGTCGGCCGCGCGCTACGAGAAGGACCTCGGGATCGGCACCATGATCGCCATGATGCTGCCCTACTCGATGTTCTTCCTCGTGGCGTGGACGATCCTCTTCTACGTGTGGACCTTCCTGCTCGGGATGCCGGTCGGGCCTGGGTCGCCGCATCACTACCCGGCGGGATGA
- a CDS encoding response regulator transcription factor, which yields MKENERKQGSGKLHILLIDDHAFFHVGVSAFLEQVDGLAVVGSARSPREAFDVLEREPVDFALVDISLGRADGLELVKQIVPRWPRVRVIMLSMHGERNYAERALRAGARGYVMKSEPPEVLVEAIRRIEAGGVYLSDRLQSEIASRFFHHDPTGSGSPVEQLTDRELSVFRMLGEGRTSREISECLHVGFKTVQTYRERIKTKLGIGSANELVQQAVLHVQAEAAGSPHPSVEPSHRTEPDRPPGESPTERDDEQ from the coding sequence GTGAAGGAGAACGAACGAAAGCAAGGATCGGGCAAGCTACACATACTGCTCATCGATGACCACGCCTTCTTCCACGTCGGCGTCTCCGCCTTCCTCGAGCAGGTCGACGGCCTCGCCGTGGTCGGCTCCGCGCGGTCTCCGCGCGAAGCCTTCGACGTGCTCGAGCGCGAGCCCGTGGACTTCGCACTCGTCGACATCTCGCTCGGCCGAGCCGATGGCCTGGAACTGGTCAAACAGATCGTTCCCCGCTGGCCACGCGTGCGCGTGATCATGCTCTCGATGCACGGCGAGCGGAACTACGCCGAGCGTGCACTCCGGGCCGGAGCGCGGGGATACGTGATGAAGAGCGAGCCCCCGGAGGTGCTGGTCGAAGCCATCCGCCGCATCGAGGCCGGTGGCGTGTACCTCAGCGACCGGCTCCAGTCCGAGATCGCCAGTCGCTTCTTCCACCACGATCCGACCGGTTCCGGATCTCCCGTGGAACAACTGACCGACCGCGAGCTCTCGGTGTTCCGCATGCTCGGCGAGGGACGGACCTCACGGGAGATCTCCGAGTGTCTGCACGTCGGCTTCAAGACCGTTCAGACCTATAGGGAACGGATCAAGACGAAGCTGGGGATCGGTTCGGCGAACGAACTCGTGCAGCAGGCGGTGCTCCACGTCCAGGCCGAAGCCGCCGGGAGTCCGCACCCGAGCGTCGAACCGAGCCATCGGACCGAGCCCGACCGGCCGCCCGGCGAGAGCCCGACCGAGAGAGACGACGAGCAGTAG
- a CDS encoding HD domain-containing phosphohydrolase encodes MKGAFPCTELPRALLCSMEGLATAMAVHDSHTFAHQERVSRLVRELGRSLELSAESIAMLGWAGYLHDVGKLGVPSALLQRPDELGPGETLHVRSHAVLGTQMLRHIGFPDRMCDIVKQHHERLDGSGYPEGLIAPQLSIEARVLAVADVADAMLSRRPYRPARELHQVFDALALGSGRLYDAVVVDAAFEVLDARVEEALESTPVA; translated from the coding sequence ATGAAGGGTGCATTCCCCTGCACAGAGCTCCCCCGGGCACTCCTGTGCTCGATGGAGGGTCTGGCCACCGCCATGGCGGTGCACGACTCCCACACCTTCGCCCACCAGGAAAGGGTTTCCCGACTGGTTCGCGAACTCGGACGAAGCCTGGAGCTGAGCGCCGAGAGTATTGCGATGCTCGGCTGGGCCGGCTACCTGCACGACGTCGGGAAGCTCGGTGTACCGAGCGCGCTGCTGCAGCGTCCGGACGAACTCGGACCCGGCGAGACCCTGCACGTGCGGTCGCACGCGGTGCTCGGAACTCAGATGCTGCGCCACATCGGCTTTCCCGATCGGATGTGTGACATCGTCAAGCAACATCACGAGCGACTGGACGGGAGTGGATATCCCGAGGGCCTGATCGCTCCGCAGTTGTCGATCGAGGCGCGTGTGCTCGCCGTGGCCGACGTCGCGGACGCCATGCTGTCCCGCCGTCCCTACCGGCCGGCGCGTGAATTGCACCAGGTCTTCGACGCATTGGCTCTCGGTTCCGGGCGACTCTACGATGCCGTGGTGGTGGACGCCGCTTTCGAGGTCCTCGACGCGCGTGTCGAAGAGGCGCTGGAGTCGACCCCGGTCGCCTGA
- a CDS encoding response regulator transcription factor: MGEEAKKIVLVDDHAVVRSGVAAMLARVPGMEVVEQAGDGAAFFRALAEHEPDLAVVDLSLPDADGLELIKDAAARYPDLKILVLSMHAERTYAERAIRAGARGYVMKSEEPAALVEAVRRVLDGGIHLSESMQQVFVMRVASGHDVTDPGLLSRLTDRELTVFRMLGEGFGTNEIAERLNISAKTVQTYRERLKQKLSLKSGRELVRQATLFVERPVSE; the protein is encoded by the coding sequence ATGGGAGAGGAAGCGAAGAAGATCGTCCTGGTCGACGACCACGCGGTGGTGCGCAGTGGCGTGGCGGCGATGCTGGCGCGAGTTCCCGGGATGGAGGTGGTCGAACAGGCCGGTGATGGCGCTGCCTTCTTCCGCGCGCTCGCGGAACACGAGCCCGACCTCGCGGTGGTCGATCTCTCCCTTCCCGATGCCGACGGGCTCGAGTTGATCAAGGACGCGGCTGCGCGGTATCCGGATCTGAAGATCCTGGTCCTGTCCATGCACGCCGAACGGACCTACGCCGAGCGCGCGATCCGGGCCGGCGCGCGCGGATACGTGATGAAGTCGGAGGAGCCGGCCGCACTGGTCGAGGCCGTGCGGCGGGTACTCGACGGCGGAATCCATCTGAGCGAGTCGATGCAGCAGGTCTTCGTGATGCGAGTGGCCTCGGGACACGACGTCACCGATCCCGGCTTGCTGAGCCGCCTCACCGATCGCGAACTCACGGTCTTCCGCATGCTCGGAGAGGGATTCGGGACCAACGAGATCGCCGAGCGATTGAACATCAGTGCCAAGACGGTGCAGACCTACCGGGAGCGACTGAAGCAGAAACTCTCGCTGAAGTCGGGCCGTGAACTGGTGCGGCAGGCGACGCTCTTCGTCGAACGACCGGTCTCGGAGTGA
- a CDS encoding PAS domain S-box protein translates to MIDRPTSPPTRDEYVHMVNLGLDTVGRGVLLIDATGRILALNAYAARTLGIERPLRASDDLRLEDGFPVLVDLSGRELAPSERPALGVLDDGSVHEPTVLGLLRDDSDQPLWLEVSASPLLDAEGQLWGVLETFVDADRRIETHGRLHELSSIAEATDNGVVVTDLDRKVLWSNPAFTRMTGYTAEEAKGRKPGDLLQCEETDAETIERMRRSLDAGEGFHEELLNVMKDGRKRWIDLEVQPLYDALGHHTRWMGVKRDITERVDIDARMRAMTHRARADAEALQLALERAERLTHQAQAATRAKDEFLRNTGHEIRTPLNGVLTAASALRESLRDREQIELLQIVQDSGERLLRLLDNVLQYANIAAGDLTVRPRPFALDGLVRGMESLYRPLAASRGVELQVEVSPPDLPMVEGDTGLLQRLLSLLLDNAVDAARAHMTLRAVARRRGRSWNVRFEVCDDGSGVAPEDVERIFEPFRQRDGSASRDRQGLGLGLAIVRGLVERMGGRLTLDSGPDQHTCFAVEFCLTASAAAPPFDGSADDELDDALACVREARPRVLLVEDPDHPLTVLFRTLTLLGARVEIVAGGSFHPHRIEGRRVDVVIVDESVASSPEFASSALGVADDVDLVLRSSNGTAGSPPAGFRAVLREPVDLESLAGVLTAV, encoded by the coding sequence ATGATCGATCGGCCGACGAGCCCGCCGACGCGGGACGAATACGTGCACATGGTGAACCTCGGTCTCGACACCGTCGGCCGTGGGGTCCTGTTGATCGACGCGACGGGTCGCATCCTGGCCCTCAACGCATACGCCGCCCGCACCCTCGGGATCGAACGCCCGCTGCGTGCTTCGGACGACCTCCGTCTGGAGGACGGCTTCCCCGTCCTCGTCGACCTCTCCGGGCGTGAACTGGCGCCGTCCGAACGGCCCGCGCTCGGGGTGCTCGACGACGGCTCGGTCCACGAGCCCACCGTTCTGGGCTTGCTTCGTGATGACTCCGACCAGCCGTTGTGGCTGGAGGTCTCGGCCAGCCCCTTGCTCGACGCCGAGGGGCAGCTCTGGGGGGTGCTCGAGACCTTCGTCGATGCCGACCGCCGGATCGAGACCCACGGGCGGCTGCACGAGCTGTCGTCGATCGCCGAGGCGACCGACAACGGCGTGGTCGTCACCGATCTCGATCGCAAGGTGCTTTGGAGCAACCCCGCGTTCACGCGCATGACCGGATACACGGCCGAGGAAGCCAAGGGCCGCAAGCCCGGGGACCTGCTCCAGTGCGAGGAGACCGACGCCGAGACCATCGAGCGCATGCGCCGCAGCCTGGATGCCGGCGAGGGTTTCCACGAAGAGCTGCTGAACGTCATGAAGGACGGGCGCAAGCGCTGGATCGATCTCGAGGTCCAGCCGCTGTACGACGCTCTGGGCCATCACACCCGGTGGATGGGAGTGAAGCGCGACATCACCGAGCGCGTCGACATCGATGCCCGGATGCGCGCGATGACGCACCGTGCCCGAGCCGATGCGGAGGCCCTGCAGTTGGCCCTGGAGCGGGCCGAGCGTCTCACCCACCAGGCGCAGGCCGCCACCCGTGCCAAGGACGAGTTCCTGCGGAACACGGGGCACGAGATCCGGACACCGCTCAACGGTGTGCTGACGGCAGCGTCGGCCCTTCGCGAGAGTCTCCGGGACCGCGAGCAGATCGAGCTCCTGCAGATCGTGCAGGACTCCGGCGAGCGGCTCCTGCGACTGCTCGACAACGTCCTGCAGTACGCGAACATCGCAGCCGGCGATCTGACCGTTCGTCCGAGGCCCTTCGCCCTCGACGGGCTGGTACGAGGAATGGAGTCACTGTATCGCCCGCTGGCCGCGTCGCGAGGCGTCGAGCTCCAGGTCGAGGTTTCTCCGCCGGACCTCCCGATGGTCGAGGGCGACACGGGCCTCCTGCAGCGCCTGCTCAGCCTCCTGCTCGACAACGCCGTGGACGCGGCGAGAGCGCACATGACCCTGAGGGCCGTCGCCCGGCGTCGGGGTCGGTCCTGGAACGTACGCTTCGAGGTCTGCGACGACGGGTCCGGCGTCGCGCCCGAGGACGTAGAGAGGATCTTCGAGCCCTTCCGGCAACGTGACGGCTCCGCCAGTCGAGACCGGCAGGGGCTGGGGCTGGGTCTGGCCATCGTCCGTGGACTGGTCGAGCGGATGGGCGGGCGTCTCACGCTGGACTCGGGTCCCGACCAGCACACGTGTTTCGCCGTCGAGTTCTGCCTAACGGCTTCGGCCGCGGCCCCACCGTTCGATGGATCTGCGGACGACGAACTCGACGACGCGTTGGCCTGTGTGCGCGAGGCACGCCCCCGCGTCTTGCTGGTGGAGGACCCGGACCACCCGCTCACGGTGTTGTTCCGAACGCTCACCCTGCTGGGAGCGCGGGTCGAGATCGTGGCCGGCGGATCATTTCATCCGCATCGGATCGAAGGTCGTCGTGTCGACGTGGTGATCGTCGACGAGTCCGTCGCGTCGAGTCCTGAATTCGCTTCCAGTGCCTTGGGCGTTGCCGACGACGTCGATCTGGTCCTGCGCTCTTCGAACGGGACCGCGGGATCTCCGCCCGCTGGATTCCGCGCGGTCCTGCGCGAGCCGGTCGATCTCGAGTCGCTCGCGGGAGTCCTCACCGCAGTGTGA